A genomic segment from Mastomys coucha isolate ucsf_1 unplaced genomic scaffold, UCSF_Mcou_1 pScaffold7, whole genome shotgun sequence encodes:
- the Zhx2 gene encoding zinc fingers and homeoboxes protein 2, giving the protein MASKRKSTTPCMVRTSQVVEQDVLEEADRAKDKGTGMPPSDVTKDSWAAEPEHLSKENEVVEVKSMGENQSKKLQGGYECKYCPYSTQNLNEFTEHVDMQHPNVILNPLYVCAECNFTTKKYDSLSDHNSKFHPGETNFKLKLIKRNNQTVLEQSIEATNHVLPLTASGPGSSDNDPGVSVGKTPMMKTGKPKADAKKGSKKPDEAAPENHMEGTARLVTDTAEILSRLGSVELLQDSLGHVMPSVQLPPNINLVPKVPVPLNTTKYNSALDTNATMINSFNKFPYPTQAELSWLTAASKHPEEHIRIWFATQRLKHGISWSPEEVEEARKKMFNGTIQSVPPTITVLPAQLTPTKVSQPILQTALPCQILGQPSLVLTQVTSGSTTVSCSPITLAVAGVTNHGQKRPLVTPQAAPEPKRPHITQVPEPPPKMANTPLTPASDRKKTKLQIAHLKASFLQSQFPDDAEVYRLIEVTGLARSEIKKWFSDHRYRCQRGIVHITSESLAKDQMAVTGTRHGRTYHVYPDFAPQKFKEKSQGQLKTLEDSFLKSSFPTQAEVERLRVETKLSRREIDSWFSERRKLRDSMEQAVLDSMGSGKKSSDVVAPNGALSRLDQLSDAQLAGSLPSPSSAIVQNQEQVHLLRSTFARTQWPTPQEYDQLAAKTGLVRTEIVRWFKENRCLLKTGTLSWLEQYQRHHLPDDRGHDAVSRKAAKQVAESPKNGSGVAHQYAKDPKALCEEASEKPVPRMKVGSDPAKDCLAGKPSEATSDRSEGSRDGQGSEENEESGIVDFVEVTVGEEDAISEKWGSWSQRVAEGTAERADSDSDSTPAEAGHA; this is encoded by the coding sequence ATGGCAAGCAAACGGAAATCTACAACGCCGTGCATGGTTCGGACATCACAGGTAGTAGAACAAGATGTGCTGGAGGAGGCAGACAGGGCCAAAGACAAAGGAACGGGCATGCCACCGTCCGATGTGACAAAGGACAGCTGGGCAGCAGAACCTGAACATTTGtccaaagaaaatgaagtggTAGAGGTGAAATCTATGGGGGAGAACCAGTCCAAAAAACTCCAGGGTGGTTATGAGTGCAAATACTGCCCTTATTCCACCCAAAATCTGAATGAGTTCACGGAACATGTGGACATGCAGCACCCCAACGTGATTCTCAACCCCCTCTACGTATGTGCCGAATGTAACTTCACAACCAAAAAATATGACTCCTTGTCTGACCACAACTCCAAGTTCCATCCGGGGGAGACCAACTTCAAGCTGAAGTTAATCAAGCGCAATAATCAGACAGTTCTAGAACAGTCCATCGAAGCCACCAACCACGTGCTACCCCTCACTGCCAGTGGTCCTGGAAGCAGTGATAATGACCCTGGGGTCTCAGTAGGAAAAACCCCCATGATGAAGACAGGAAAGCCGAAGGCAGATGCCAAGAAAGGATCCAAGAAGCCAGATGAGGCTGCCCCAGAAAACCACATGGAAGGGACCGCCCGCCTGGTGACAGACACAGCTGAGATCCTGTCCAGACTTGGAAGCGTGGAGCTCCTTCAAGATTCACTGGGACACGTCATGCCTTCTGTACAGCTGCCACCAAATATCAACCTTGTCCCCAAGGTCCCCGTCCCGCTGAATACTACCAAATACAACTCTGCCCTGGACACAAATGCTACCATGATCAACTCCTTCAACAAGTTCCCTTACCCCACCCAGGCTGAGCTCTCCTGGCTGACAGCAGCCtccaaacacccagaggaacACATCCGAATCTGGTTTGCCACCCAGCGTTTAAAGCATGGTATCAGCTGGTCcccagaggaggtggaggaggcccGAAAGAAGATGTTTAATGGCACTATTCAGTCAGTACCCCCGACTATCACTGTGCTTCCTGCTCAGCTGACCCCCACAAAAGTGTCACAGCCCATCCTCCAGACAGCCCTACCATGCCAGATCCTTGGCCAGCCCAGCCTGGTGCTGACTCAAGTGACAAGCGGGTCAACAACTGTCTCATGCTCTCCCATCACACTTGCTGTGGCTGGAGTGACCAACCATGGCCAGAAGAGACCTCTGGTGACTCCTCAAGCTGCCCCTGAGCCGAAGCGTCCACACATCACCCAGGTGCCAGAACCTCCACCCAAGATGGCCAATACCCCGCTCACCCCGGCTAGCGACCGCAAGAAGACCAAGTTACAGATTGCCCACCTCAAGGCAAGCTTCTTACAGAGCCAGTTCCCTGATGATGCGGAGGTCTACCGGCTCATTGAGGTGACCGGCCTTGCCAGGAGTGAGATCAAGAAGTGGTTCAGTGACCATCGCTACCGGTGTCAGAGGGGCATTGTCCACATCACCAGCGAATCCCTTGCCAAAGACCAGATGGCCGTTACTGGCACCCGACACGGTCGCACCTACCACGTATACCCAGACTTTGCCCCCCAGAAGTTCAAAGAGAAAAGCCAGGGACAGTTGAAAACCCTGGAAGACAGCTTTCTGAAAAGCTCTTTTCCCACCCAGGCAGAAGTAGAGCGGCTGAGGGTGGAGACCAAGCTGAGCCGGAGGGAAATCGACTCCTGGTTCTCAGAGAGGCGGAAGCTTCGAGACAGCATGGAGCAGGCTGTGCTGGATTCCATGGGGTCTGGCAAAAAGAGCTCAGATGTGGTAGCCCCCAATGGTGCTCTATCTCGACTTGATCAGCTCTCTGATGCCCAGTTAGCTGGTTCTTTGCCCAGTCCTTCATCAGCAATTGTACAAAATCAAGAACAGGTTCACCTGCTCAGGAGCACTTTTGCGAGAACCCAGTGGCCCACTCCTCAGGAGTACGACCAGTTAGCTGCCAAGACCGGCCTGGTCCGGACTGAGATTGTGCGCTGGTTCAAGGAGAACAGGTGCTTACTAAAAACTGGAACATTGAGCTGGCTGGAGCAGTACCAGCGACATCACCTGCCAGATGACCGTGGCCATGATGCCGTCTCAAGAAAAGCTGCGAAACAAGTTGCTGAGAGCCCAAAGAATGGAAGTGGGGTGGCTCACCAATATGCCAAGGACCCCAAAGCACTCTGCGAGGAGGCCTCTGAGAAGCCGGTCCCGAGGATGAAAGTGGGTAGTGATCCAGCCAAGGACTGTTTGGCAGGCAAGCCCTCAGAGGCCACCTCAGACAGATCAGAGGGCAGCCGAGATGGCCAGGGCAGCGAGGAGAACGAGGAATCAGGCATCGTGGACTTTGTGGAGGTGACGGTTGGTGAGGAGGACGCCATCTCAGAGAAGTGGGGTAGCTGGAGTCAAAGAGTAGCGGAAGGCACAGCGGAGCGGGCAGACTctgactctgacagtacccctgCGGAGGCTGGCCACGCCTAG